One window of the Salvelinus sp. IW2-2015 linkage group LG10, ASM291031v2, whole genome shotgun sequence genome contains the following:
- the LOC111969148 gene encoding BTB/POZ domain-containing protein kctd15 produces MIKELERWKQEREQRRXAQPCDCLVVRVTPDLGERIALSGEKVLIEEIFPETGDVMCNSVNAGWNQDPTHVIRFPLNGYCRLNSVQS; encoded by the exons ATGATTAAGGAGCTGGAGCGTTGGAAGCAGGAGMGGGAGCAGCGCAGGAYGGCCCAGCCCTGTGACTGCCTGGTGGTGCGGGTGACGCCTGACCTAGGTGAGAGGATCGCCCTTAGCGGGGAGAAGGTGCTCATCGAGGAGATCTTCCCCGAGACTGGAGACGTCATGTGCAACTCGGTGAACGCCGGCTGGAACCAGGACCCCACGCACGTCATCCGCTTCCCCCTCAATGGTTACTGCAGGCTCAACTCTGTCCAG TCTTGA